Proteins from a single region of Paenibacillus sp. BIHB 4019:
- a CDS encoding carbohydrate ABC transporter permease, giving the protein MHYRSRGYTVFTILNTVFLCLLALICILPLVHVLAVSFSSRAAATANIVNFWPVGFTTDAYVQTLANGKFLKAMWIGVERTVLGTILSMVVVTMASYSLSKSSYKFPGRQIYIWIFVFTMLFSGGLIPSYILVSKLHLIDTIWALILPSAVSVWNMILMLNFFRTIPQELEEAAHIDGAGHLRVLWSVYLPVSMPSIATLSLFSMVSHWNSWFDGVIYMTNPDGYPLATYLHSMIVSDNMSRIGVTSESIANFSNRTVKTAQIFIGALPILLVYPFLQKYFVKGIVLGSVKS; this is encoded by the coding sequence ATGCACTACCGCTCTAGAGGCTACACCGTATTTACGATACTGAACACCGTCTTTCTCTGCCTGCTGGCGCTCATTTGCATTCTTCCTCTTGTCCATGTGCTAGCGGTATCCTTCAGCTCACGGGCTGCGGCAACAGCGAATATCGTCAATTTTTGGCCGGTCGGCTTTACGACTGACGCCTATGTCCAGACGCTAGCCAACGGGAAATTTCTTAAAGCCATGTGGATTGGCGTAGAGAGGACCGTGTTAGGCACGATCCTTTCCATGGTAGTGGTCACGATGGCTTCCTACAGCTTATCGAAGTCCAGCTACAAATTCCCGGGGCGTCAAATTTACATCTGGATTTTTGTATTCACGATGCTGTTCTCGGGCGGTCTGATTCCCTCGTATATATTGGTCAGCAAGCTGCATCTAATCGATACTATTTGGGCGTTGATCTTGCCTTCAGCCGTCAGCGTGTGGAATATGATTTTGATGCTCAATTTCTTCCGGACGATTCCACAGGAGCTGGAAGAGGCTGCCCATATCGATGGAGCTGGTCATTTGAGAGTGCTTTGGAGCGTTTATTTGCCCGTATCGATGCCGTCCATTGCGACATTATCTTTATTTTCGATGGTATCTCATTGGAATTCATGGTTTGACGGCGTAATCTATATGACCAATCCGGATGGCTATCCGCTCGCCACTTATTTGCATTCCATGATTGTTAGTGACAATATGTCGCGGATTGGTGTAACATCGGAAAGTATAGCCAATTTCTCCAACCGTACGGTTAAAACAGCGCAAATTTTTATCGGCGCGTTGCCGATTTTACTCGTGTATCCATTTTTGCAAAAGTATTTTGTTAAAGGAATTGTGCTTGGCTCGGTGAAGTCCTAG
- a CDS encoding histidine kinase, translated as MNIFTKVMIVIVLMLIPVVMMYNSSNKISTGVVEQELLQVNMNRIRFFVEQMDVEADRLWRAAFVVASDPDALQLQLRSSSEPSYSMLQSKTLLLQKLDMQSTTFQWVNDFTVYSPVSDVMVSTNYLQQHDADYFRNSSQQRWDYRMIVTERGPENAFVRDLITPFESNAKPENPNLYVEVSFSSENLVKMLDRFKQGSVGEPFLYCPGFEPIMPRESEPDLINAMAKQFDKIKAQNPTEGSVKLTFRNEPYLVNYVASASLGWYLIDFQPMQKVLEPIDHSKKMFYAAGLLLLVLGVAAAALLYRNVQKPIYDLIRAVKSLRRGEYGHRVKHISNNEFYYLIEQFNLMSHDIQTLIDKVYTEQLQAKESSLKHLQAQINPHFLYNNFAYIQSMAQLERTKAIVAFTQHLSQYYRYTTRTEQQLTSLAEEMELIRNYLEIHRMQSERLQFHEQIELGMFSLLMPRLLFQPLVENAIVHGMEGKMGKFEIVITGKQTEEGWELIVEDNGVGMQQAELNALRHSLQLKSSADHSLGLRNVHQRLRHYFGQSSGLLIDHSSLGGLRVGLMIKNGGDSDI; from the coding sequence ATGAATATATTCACGAAAGTCATGATCGTGATCGTTCTCATGCTCATCCCTGTCGTTATGATGTATAATTCGTCGAATAAGATCAGTACCGGCGTTGTTGAGCAGGAGCTGCTTCAAGTCAATATGAATCGCATCCGTTTTTTTGTGGAGCAGATGGACGTTGAAGCAGACCGTTTATGGAGAGCCGCCTTCGTCGTTGCGTCCGACCCGGATGCGCTGCAGCTGCAGCTCCGCTCTTCTTCCGAACCTTCCTATTCCATGCTGCAATCGAAGACGCTTCTGCTGCAGAAGCTGGATATGCAGTCTACCACCTTCCAATGGGTAAATGATTTCACCGTGTATTCCCCGGTTTCGGACGTAATGGTTTCTACGAATTATTTGCAGCAGCACGATGCGGATTACTTCAGAAATTCGAGCCAGCAGCGCTGGGATTATCGCATGATTGTTACGGAGCGGGGACCGGAAAACGCATTTGTGCGGGATTTAATAACGCCTTTCGAATCAAACGCCAAGCCGGAAAATCCGAATTTGTATGTCGAAGTCTCGTTCTCGTCGGAAAATCTAGTCAAAATGCTGGATCGTTTTAAGCAAGGCAGCGTCGGAGAGCCGTTTCTCTATTGTCCGGGCTTCGAGCCGATTATGCCGCGGGAGTCGGAGCCCGATTTAATCAATGCCATGGCTAAGCAATTCGATAAAATCAAAGCGCAGAACCCGACCGAAGGGTCGGTCAAATTGACGTTTCGCAATGAACCGTATCTTGTCAATTATGTGGCATCCGCCTCGTTGGGATGGTATTTAATCGATTTCCAACCGATGCAAAAAGTGCTGGAGCCCATTGATCATAGCAAGAAAATGTTTTATGCCGCAGGCTTGCTTTTGCTGGTTCTCGGGGTTGCCGCCGCAGCGCTTTTGTACCGCAACGTGCAGAAGCCGATCTACGATTTAATTCGGGCGGTGAAGTCGCTTCGGCGGGGCGAATACGGTCATCGGGTCAAGCATATATCGAATAATGAGTTTTATTATTTGATCGAGCAGTTTAACCTGATGTCCCACGATATTCAGACGCTAATCGATAAAGTGTACACGGAACAGCTTCAGGCCAAAGAGTCGTCCCTCAAGCATTTGCAGGCGCAAATCAATCCGCATTTTCTGTATAACAACTTCGCATATATCCAAAGCATGGCTCAGCTTGAACGGACGAAAGCGATTGTCGCCTTCACCCAGCACTTGAGCCAGTATTATCGTTATACGACCAGAACGGAGCAGCAATTGACTTCATTGGCCGAAGAGATGGAATTGATTCGCAATTATTTGGAAATCCACCGGATGCAGTCCGAGCGCCTGCAATTTCATGAACAGATCGAATTAGGCATGTTTTCTTTGCTTATGCCCCGCTTGCTGTTTCAGCCGCTTGTCGAAAATGCGATTGTGCATGGAATGGAAGGCAAGATGGGGAAATTTGAAATCGTCATAACCGGCAAACAGACCGAGGAAGGCTGGGAACTCATCGTAGAAGATAACGGCGTCGGAATGCAGCAAGCGGAATTGAATGCTTTAAGGCATTCCTTGCAGTTGAAATCAAGCGCGGATCACAGCCTTGGGCTAAGGAACGTTCATCAACGTCTAAGGCATTACTTCGGACAATCCTCAGGGCTTTTGATCGACCATTCCTCTTTAGGTGGGCTTCGCGTGGGATTGATGATTAAGAACGGAGGTGATTCCGATATTTGA
- a CDS encoding ABC transporter permease subunit: MYWRKTWPFHMLLLPALLLCIVFQYIPLFGVVIAFQDYQPWLGIKGSTWVGLDHFRYLFTYPDGKQVIWNTLIIAAFKVIMNLFIPIVFALLLNEVRKIFFKRVVQTLVYLPHFLSWVILGGIMLDILSTEGGIVNRVLNSFGIDSIFFLGNGPWFRFTVILSDVWKEFGFSAIIFLATLIGINPALYEAAEIDGATRWQQVKSISIPLILPIVIVVATLSLGRILDAGFDQILNLYNPLVYSHGDIIDTFVYREGLNNGQFSFGTAVGLFKSLIGFILIVISYRLAYKLANYRIF; encoded by the coding sequence ATGTACTGGAGAAAAACATGGCCGTTCCACATGCTATTGTTGCCGGCCTTACTATTATGCATCGTGTTTCAATATATCCCGTTGTTTGGAGTTGTCATTGCTTTCCAAGATTATCAGCCTTGGCTTGGCATCAAGGGGTCGACTTGGGTGGGCTTGGATCATTTCCGGTATCTGTTCACGTATCCGGACGGCAAGCAGGTCATATGGAATACGTTAATTATCGCCGCATTTAAAGTAATTATGAATTTATTCATCCCCATTGTATTCGCTCTGCTGCTCAATGAAGTCAGGAAGATTTTTTTCAAGAGAGTCGTGCAGACGCTTGTGTATTTGCCGCACTTTTTGTCATGGGTCATCTTAGGTGGCATTATGCTCGATATTTTATCGACGGAGGGCGGAATTGTCAATCGCGTCCTTAATTCATTCGGCATAGACAGCATCTTTTTCTTAGGAAACGGTCCATGGTTCCGGTTTACGGTCATTCTAAGCGACGTGTGGAAGGAATTTGGTTTCTCTGCCATTATTTTCTTAGCTACCCTAATAGGCATTAATCCGGCTTTATATGAAGCGGCCGAAATCGACGGGGCTACCCGTTGGCAGCAAGTCAAATCCATATCCATTCCGCTCATTTTGCCAATCGTAATCGTGGTAGCGACGCTATCGCTTGGCCGGATTTTGGATGCCGGCTTCGATCAAATTTTGAACTTGTACAATCCGCTCGTGTATTCGCACGGAGATATCATTGATACATTCGTTTACCGGGAAGGTCTGAACAACGGACAATTCAGCTTCGGAACGGCGGTTGGACTATTCAAGTCATTAATCGGCTTCATTCTAATCGTCATCAGCTACAGATTGGCATATAAACTAGCTAACTACCGGATTTTTTAA
- a CDS encoding response regulator: MIPIFEVLIVDDIPSQVDSIAATIPKDELKIRHIHKAHTGEEALKLYREQNIHIIITDIRMPEMNGIELIREIREMGRKVKIIVISGYADFEYAQGVVPYNTSGYLMKPVNPEQLREMLGKLSEEITCEMRQQQQQQRDVYAFRENLPTLRNELLNRLLHDNGIPFAELERKLFLLDLPFTLGQEVGLFIVRLEGRLQEYESMDRGLIEYAVTNMAEELFRDVFHLWFCRDHNEYLVFVVSAKGEASTNGQAQQATTIDRITMDVRVAALKKKAESLLNGSVSIALAVNGVSFPEGLPGLYRSVIDGMRRIEEGRQSLFLRITGLLDQVRIGTLTSLYRPPLLIHLLDTGNWLHAEEKLIEIFKELKSVDYPPEYANEAYFAIANAYQYMAHKKGKLLSEFGASSFGLMPTAPSLKQLEKWAFFIFRCLKEQLEDSCVKQTGLVDKVHKFIEQNMNDNLSLQTLAAQIGLHPAYLSRAYRAETGNNLSEYILRYRMELAAYLLRSSDKKIYEIARIIGYQAVPHFIKLFRTFSNMTPQEYRDRTGV; this comes from the coding sequence GTGATTCCGATATTTGAAGTGCTGATCGTAGACGATATTCCCTCCCAGGTTGACAGCATAGCCGCTACCATTCCAAAGGATGAACTTAAAATCAGGCATATTCATAAAGCCCATACGGGTGAGGAGGCTTTAAAGCTTTATCGGGAACAAAACATTCATATCATCATTACGGATATTCGAATGCCGGAGATGAACGGAATTGAACTCATTCGAGAAATACGTGAAATGGGACGCAAAGTCAAAATTATCGTTATTTCGGGGTATGCCGATTTCGAATATGCACAAGGTGTTGTACCGTATAATACGTCTGGCTACTTAATGAAGCCGGTAAATCCCGAACAGCTTCGGGAGATGCTGGGCAAATTATCCGAAGAAATTACCTGCGAGATGAGGCAACAGCAGCAGCAGCAACGTGACGTATACGCCTTCAGAGAAAATTTGCCTACGCTGCGCAACGAGCTGTTGAATCGTTTGCTGCACGATAACGGCATCCCGTTCGCGGAGCTGGAACGAAAGCTTTTCCTATTGGACTTGCCTTTCACCTTGGGACAGGAGGTAGGCTTGTTCATCGTAAGGCTGGAGGGCAGGCTGCAAGAATATGAAAGCATGGATAGAGGGCTTATTGAATATGCGGTCACGAATATGGCGGAAGAATTGTTTAGGGACGTCTTTCACTTGTGGTTCTGCCGTGATCATAATGAATATCTCGTCTTTGTCGTTTCGGCCAAAGGGGAAGCCAGTACGAACGGGCAGGCTCAACAAGCCACGACAATCGATCGGATTACGATGGACGTCCGGGTGGCTGCACTGAAGAAAAAGGCGGAGTCCCTCTTGAATGGCAGTGTGTCCATCGCGCTAGCCGTGAACGGGGTGTCTTTTCCCGAAGGCCTTCCCGGGCTGTACCGCTCAGTAATCGATGGCATGAGGCGGATAGAAGAAGGGCGGCAAAGCTTATTTTTGCGGATCACGGGCCTACTTGATCAGGTTCGAATTGGAACGCTGACATCGCTATATCGCCCTCCTCTCCTCATTCATTTGCTCGATACGGGAAACTGGCTGCATGCGGAGGAAAAGCTAATCGAAATATTCAAGGAACTGAAAAGCGTAGATTATCCCCCCGAGTATGCCAATGAAGCGTATTTCGCCATTGCTAACGCCTATCAGTATATGGCGCACAAGAAAGGAAAGCTGCTAAGCGAGTTCGGGGCATCCTCCTTCGGTCTCATGCCAACTGCTCCTTCTCTTAAGCAGTTGGAGAAGTGGGCATTTTTCATATTCCGCTGCCTTAAAGAACAATTGGAAGATTCATGCGTCAAGCAGACAGGATTGGTGGACAAAGTCCATAAATTCATCGAGCAAAACATGAACGACAATTTATCGCTGCAGACGCTTGCGGCGCAAATCGGTCTTCATCCCGCTTATTTGTCGAGAGCGTACCGGGCAGAAACAGGAAACAATTTGAGCGAATATATTTTGCGATACCGGATGGAATTGGCCGCGTATTTGCTGCGCAGCAGCGACAAGAAAATTTATGAAATCGCCCGAATCATAGGGTATCAGGCCGTACCGCATTTCATTAAGCTGTTTAGGACATTTTCGAACATGACTCCCCAGGAATATCGCGATCGAACGGGGGTGTAG